Proteins from one Mycobacterium sp. EPa45 genomic window:
- a CDS encoding YncE family protein has product MIIAALAVAACSLTSAPHHPPARTPTQQPAAEIPLPGDNSRFDYASLDPIHRLLFIAHLGAGEVIEVDVDHQQVVRTIPNISRVHGVLTVPSLNRVYATATGDNHVVAIDEATGQIAASAATGEYPDGLAYDPRRNTIWTTNETGGTETVFDAADLHQRGTVEAGGQVGNVGYDSDSDRMLVAVQGTNDLAIIDPAALTITDRVALPGCAHPHGLAIDTGDRLAFIACDENATLVTVDLNTHAVTATNPVGQDPDVLAYDPGAHRLYVAAESGTVSTLDLHGRDLTVTNSAFLADGAHVVAVDPDTHRSYYPVPAGRDGHPALLVFPPG; this is encoded by the coding sequence GTGATCATTGCCGCGCTGGCGGTCGCGGCCTGCAGCCTGACGTCGGCTCCGCACCATCCCCCCGCCCGCACACCCACACAGCAGCCCGCGGCCGAAATACCTCTGCCGGGGGATAATTCACGCTTCGACTACGCCAGCCTGGATCCCATTCATCGGCTGTTGTTCATCGCTCATCTGGGAGCCGGTGAAGTCATCGAAGTCGACGTCGACCACCAGCAGGTGGTCCGCACCATCCCCAACATCAGCCGGGTGCATGGTGTGCTCACGGTGCCATCGCTGAACCGGGTTTACGCCACCGCGACCGGGGACAATCACGTCGTTGCGATCGACGAGGCCACCGGTCAGATCGCCGCATCAGCGGCAACCGGCGAATACCCCGACGGACTTGCCTACGATCCACGGCGCAACACCATCTGGACCACGAACGAAACCGGAGGCACGGAGACGGTTTTCGATGCCGCCGACCTACACCAGCGCGGGACGGTCGAAGCGGGTGGCCAGGTCGGCAACGTGGGCTACGACTCCGACAGTGACCGCATGCTGGTGGCCGTGCAGGGCACCAACGATCTGGCCATCATCGACCCCGCCGCACTGACAATCACCGATCGAGTGGCCTTGCCTGGCTGCGCGCACCCCCACGGCCTGGCGATCGATACCGGTGACCGACTGGCATTCATCGCCTGCGATGAGAACGCCACTCTGGTCACCGTCGACCTGAACACGCACGCGGTGACCGCAACCAACCCGGTCGGCCAGGACCCCGACGTGCTGGCCTACGACCCGGGCGCCCACCGGCTTTACGTGGCGGCCGAAAGCGGCACGGTGAGCACCTTGGACTTGCACGGCCGCGACCTGACCGTCACCAATTCGGCGTTCCTCGCCGACGGTGCCCACGTCGTGGCCGTCGACCCCGATACCCACCGCAGCTATTACCCCGTCCCGGCCGGTCGCGACGGACACCCCGCGCTGCTCGTCTTCCCACCCGGCTAG
- a CDS encoding metalloregulator ArsR/SmtB family transcription factor: protein MNADNVSPAPLEEDQANLIVEVFRMLADATRIQVLWALTSDELSVNELADRVGKPAPSVSQHLAKLRMARLVRTRRAGTTIFYSLENEHVRQLVVDAVCNAEHAGPGVPSHHRGEPTVRGIATDVRQRKANQR, encoded by the coding sequence ATGAATGCAGATAACGTTTCTCCGGCGCCGTTGGAGGAGGACCAGGCGAACCTCATTGTCGAGGTATTCCGAATGCTGGCCGACGCGACCCGCATTCAAGTCCTGTGGGCACTTACTTCGGATGAGCTCTCGGTCAACGAGCTCGCCGACCGGGTCGGCAAGCCCGCGCCCTCGGTGTCCCAGCACCTGGCCAAGCTACGAATGGCCCGACTGGTCCGCACCCGCAGAGCGGGCACCACGATCTTCTACAGCCTGGAGAATGAACACGTACGCCAACTCGTCGTCGATGCCGTTTGCAATGCGGAGCACGCCGGACCGGGGGTGCCCTCCCACCATCGAGGAGAGCCGACCGTCCGAGGCATCGCCACCGACGTCCGGCAGCGAAAGGCCAATCAGCGATGA
- a CDS encoding cation diffusion facilitator family transporter produces MTDHDRSSHPDSHRHDHHEGLRGVITGIFAPHSHDAADSLDNALESSAAGIRAVKISLLVLSITAIAQIVIVVVSGSVALAADTIHNFSDALTAVPLWIAFALSTKAATRRYTYGFGRAEDLAGLFVVAMITMSAVVAGYEAITRLIHPQPITHVGWVALAGLVGFIGNEWVALYRIRAGRRIGSAALVADGLHARTDGFTSLAVLFAAAGVALGFPLADPIIGLIITVAILAVLRTAVRDVFRRLLDGVDPEMIDTAEATLGTRPGVRSVRSVRMRWIGHRLHADAELDIDPALSLAEAHRIAHDAEHDLIHAVPKLITAMIHAYPADDGNPAEQHRQSAEAITPPPRES; encoded by the coding sequence ATGACCGATCACGACCGCTCGAGCCACCCGGATTCCCACCGTCACGACCATCACGAGGGCCTGCGCGGTGTGATCACCGGGATCTTCGCCCCGCATTCCCACGATGCGGCCGACAGCCTCGACAATGCACTGGAGTCCAGCGCAGCGGGGATCCGCGCCGTCAAGATCAGTCTGCTGGTCCTGAGCATCACCGCGATCGCGCAGATCGTCATCGTCGTCGTCTCCGGATCGGTCGCCCTGGCCGCCGACACCATCCACAACTTCTCCGATGCACTGACCGCTGTACCGCTGTGGATTGCCTTCGCGCTCAGCACCAAAGCGGCCACCAGGCGTTACACCTACGGCTTCGGGCGCGCCGAGGATCTGGCCGGGCTGTTTGTGGTTGCCATGATCACCATGTCGGCCGTCGTCGCCGGCTACGAAGCCATCACGCGGCTCATCCACCCACAGCCCATCACACACGTCGGTTGGGTCGCCCTGGCCGGCCTGGTCGGCTTCATCGGCAACGAATGGGTGGCCCTCTACCGGATACGGGCCGGCCGGCGTATCGGATCGGCAGCCCTGGTCGCAGACGGATTGCACGCCCGTACTGACGGATTCACCTCGCTGGCCGTCCTGTTCGCCGCAGCCGGTGTGGCACTGGGCTTCCCGCTGGCCGACCCCATCATCGGGTTGATCATCACCGTGGCCATCCTGGCCGTGCTGCGCACTGCTGTGCGTGACGTGTTCCGTCGCCTCCTCGACGGCGTCGACCCCGAAATGATCGACACCGCCGAAGCCACCCTGGGCACTCGGCCCGGGGTTCGGTCAGTACGCAGCGTGCGCATGCGCTGGATCGGACACCGCCTCCACGCCGACGCCGAACTCGACATCGATCCCGCACTGAGCCTGGCCGAGGCCCATCGGATCGCCCACGATGCCGAGCACGACCTCATTCACGCCGTGCCCAAACTGATCACTGCCATGATCCATGCCTACCCCGCCGACGACGGGAACCCCGCCGAACAGCACCGTCAGAGCGCGGAAGCGATCACGCCTCCGCCCCGGGAGAGTTGA
- a CDS encoding VOC family protein, producing the protein MLGHLGINVADLAAAKAYYDTLMPLVGFEPFLDDDDQFAFRPAGGKRGTYLFFYPAGDPSPYSRTRAGLQHLAFMVKSRSAVHDVHRLVQQLGGEVLHEPQDFPQYPPPHFATFWLDPFGVMLEAVCHYDRE; encoded by the coding sequence ATGCTCGGGCACCTGGGAATCAACGTCGCTGACTTGGCGGCGGCCAAGGCCTACTACGACACGCTGATGCCGCTCGTGGGCTTCGAGCCGTTCCTCGATGACGACGACCAGTTCGCGTTCCGCCCCGCGGGCGGCAAGCGAGGGACGTACCTATTCTTCTATCCCGCAGGCGATCCGAGCCCATACTCACGCACACGCGCCGGACTGCAGCACTTGGCGTTCATGGTCAAATCACGCTCAGCCGTTCACGACGTCCACCGCCTGGTGCAACAACTGGGCGGCGAGGTATTGCACGAACCACAAGATTTCCCCCAGTATCCGCCGCCCCACTTCGCGACGTTCTGGCTCGACCCGTTCGGCGTGATGCTGGAGGCCGTTTGCCACTACGACCGCGAGTGA